The following are from one region of the Sphingomonas oryzagri genome:
- a CDS encoding MaoC family dehydratase has product MSEALVALRAAIGVRRMSDWLVVDQALIDRFADTTLDHQFIHVDPVRAAETPFGGTVAHGLLTLSMLPHLMSSIAQPDRPPARMGVNYGFDRVRFVHPVRSGSRIRAGATLAAIEEITPGQFQQTHDIAVEIEGEAKPALVATWLTRFFL; this is encoded by the coding sequence GTGAGCGAAGCGCTCGTGGCCCTGCGCGCCGCCATCGGCGTGCGGCGCATGTCCGACTGGCTGGTGGTCGATCAAGCATTGATCGATCGCTTCGCCGATACGACGCTGGATCATCAGTTCATCCATGTCGATCCCGTCCGTGCCGCCGAGACCCCGTTTGGCGGCACGGTGGCGCACGGCCTGCTGACGCTCTCGATGCTGCCCCACCTGATGAGTTCCATCGCGCAGCCCGATCGGCCGCCGGCGCGGATGGGCGTGAATTACGGCTTCGATCGGGTGCGCTTCGTGCACCCCGTCCGCTCCGGCAGCCGCATCCGCGCCGGCGCGACGCTCGCTGCGATCGAAGAGATCACGCCGGGTCAATTCCAGCAGACCCACGACATCGCCGTGGAGATCGAGGGCGAGGCCAAGCCCGCTCTGGTCGCCACCTGGCTCACCCGTTTCTTCCTTTGA
- a CDS encoding acyl-CoA dehydrogenase family protein encodes MDFHHSEDRQMLADTLGRYLQQRYPIDVRNRISGSEDGWSREHWAALAELGVVGALFGEEAGGFGGTGFDIAAVFEQLGKALVVEPFLCTLMAGRMLAKAGGQHALLGDAIAGTTILAFAHDEPQSRYDLADVATRAMRNGDGWVLTGIKAVVPQIEAADRVLVSARIDGEPGDESGIGLFLVDKAAAALRGYPMIDGGRGGELTLNATPATLITEDGHALIEDAVAAGIVALAWEAIGVMDVLKASTLDYLRTRKQFGVPIGKFQALQHRMATVALEIEQARSAAINAADALGKDRRTRERAVSAAKYTIGRVGTLAAEESIQMHGGIGMTWELPLSHFAKRLTMIGHQLGDEDHHIGRFVALGHAA; translated from the coding sequence ATGGATTTCCATCACAGCGAGGATCGGCAGATGCTGGCCGACACGCTCGGCCGCTATCTCCAGCAGCGTTACCCTATCGATGTGCGCAACAGGATCAGCGGATCGGAGGACGGTTGGTCGCGCGAGCATTGGGCGGCGCTCGCCGAACTCGGCGTCGTCGGCGCGCTGTTCGGCGAGGAGGCGGGCGGCTTCGGCGGCACCGGCTTCGACATCGCGGCGGTGTTCGAGCAACTCGGCAAGGCGCTGGTGGTCGAGCCGTTCCTCTGCACGCTGATGGCGGGCCGCATGCTGGCCAAGGCGGGCGGGCAGCATGCGTTGCTGGGCGACGCGATCGCCGGCACCACCATCCTCGCCTTCGCGCACGATGAGCCGCAGAGCCGCTATGATCTGGCCGACGTCGCGACACGCGCGATGCGGAACGGCGACGGCTGGGTACTGACCGGCATCAAGGCCGTCGTCCCGCAGATCGAGGCGGCGGACCGCGTCCTGGTTTCCGCGCGCATTGACGGTGAGCCGGGCGACGAAAGCGGCATCGGATTGTTCCTCGTCGACAAGGCGGCCGCTGCACTACGCGGTTATCCGATGATCGACGGTGGACGCGGCGGCGAACTGACGTTGAATGCGACGCCCGCAACGCTGATTACAGAGGACGGTCATGCGCTGATCGAGGATGCTGTCGCCGCCGGTATCGTCGCGCTCGCGTGGGAGGCGATCGGCGTGATGGACGTGCTCAAGGCCTCAACCCTCGATTATCTCCGCACCCGCAAGCAGTTCGGCGTGCCGATCGGCAAGTTCCAGGCGCTGCAGCATCGCATGGCGACCGTCGCGCTGGAGATCGAGCAGGCACGCTCCGCCGCGATCAACGCCGCCGACGCGCTCGGCAAGGACCGGCGCACGCGCGAGCGCGCCGTCTCCGCCGCCAAATATACGATCGGGCGGGTCGGCACGCTGGCCGCCGAGGAATCGATCCAGATGCACGGCGGTATCGGCATGACGTGGGAGCTGCCGCTATCGCACTTCGCCAAGCGGCTGACGATGATCGGTCACCAACTCGGCGACGAGGACCATCATATCGGCCGCTTCGTCGCGCTCGGTCACGCCGCGTGA
- a CDS encoding acyl-CoA dehydrogenase family protein, with product MDLRFSPEEEGFREEVRTFLKQKLPTRISDKVRTNKRLTKQDMVDWHTILNERGWYANHWPKDYGGPGWSVAQAAIFDVESALAHAPRIIPFGVSMLGPVLIKYGSQAQKDYWLPRILDGTDWWCQGYSEPGAGSDLASLKTSAVRDGDHYVVNGQKTWTTLGQHADMIFCLVRTSTEGKKQEGISFLLVDMKTPGVEVRPIILLDGEHEVNEVFFTDVRVPAENLVGEENKGWTYAKYLLTYERAGLAGVGGSMAAFDHLKEIARTQRKGGRPLAEDPLFAARLARLEIDLENMKTTNLRVLAASGNSGSAPLEMTAMLKIRGTEIRQEITSLTRRALGPYAQPFVSEALDEGFNGEPIGPDYAAPVAADYFNNRKLSIFGGSNEVQREIITKALLEL from the coding sequence ATGGATCTCCGTTTTTCGCCCGAAGAAGAGGGTTTCCGCGAGGAGGTGCGCACCTTCCTGAAGCAGAAGCTGCCCACCCGCATTTCCGACAAGGTGCGGACCAACAAGCGCCTCACCAAGCAGGATATGGTCGATTGGCACACCATCCTCAATGAGCGCGGCTGGTATGCGAACCACTGGCCGAAAGACTATGGTGGTCCCGGCTGGTCGGTCGCGCAGGCGGCGATCTTCGATGTCGAGAGCGCGCTCGCCCATGCGCCGCGCATCATCCCCTTCGGAGTCTCGATGCTGGGTCCGGTCCTGATCAAATACGGGTCGCAGGCGCAGAAGGATTACTGGTTGCCGCGCATCCTCGATGGCACTGACTGGTGGTGCCAGGGCTATTCGGAGCCAGGCGCCGGCTCCGACCTCGCCAGCCTCAAGACCAGCGCGGTGCGTGATGGCGACCACTATGTCGTCAATGGCCAGAAGACCTGGACCACGCTCGGCCAACATGCCGACATGATCTTCTGCCTGGTGCGCACCTCCACCGAGGGCAAGAAGCAGGAAGGCATCTCCTTTCTGCTAGTCGACATGAAGACGCCGGGCGTCGAGGTTCGCCCGATCATCCTGTTGGATGGCGAGCATGAGGTGAACGAGGTGTTCTTCACCGACGTACGAGTGCCGGCCGAGAACCTCGTTGGTGAAGAGAATAAGGGCTGGACCTATGCCAAGTATCTGCTGACCTACGAGCGCGCGGGACTGGCGGGCGTCGGCGGATCGATGGCGGCGTTCGATCATCTCAAGGAAATCGCACGGACCCAGCGCAAGGGTGGCAGGCCGCTTGCCGAGGATCCGCTGTTCGCGGCACGCCTCGCCCGGCTGGAGATCGATCTCGAGAATATGAAGACGACCAACCTGCGCGTGCTGGCCGCATCGGGCAACAGCGGATCGGCGCCGCTGGAAATGACCGCGATGCTCAAGATCCGGGGCACCGAGATCCGGCAGGAGATCACCAGCCTGACGCGCCGCGCGCTCGGCCCCTACGCGCAGCCGTTCGTCAGCGAGGCGCTGGACGAGGGCTTCAACGGGGAGCCGATCGGCCCGGATTACGCGGCGCCCGTCGCCGCCGATTATTTCAACAATCGCAAGCTCTCGATCTTCGGCGGCTCCAACGAGGTGCAGCGCGAGATCATCACCAAAGCCCTGCTGGAGCTCTGA